The Candidatus Methylomirabilota bacterium genome includes a region encoding these proteins:
- a CDS encoding alpha/beta hydrolase, with the protein MPMEIAGLKVERAAPRVPEHGRPILFVHGMWGGSWMWDKWLGFFAGRGVTCYALDLRGHHGSKPVRDIGRVPFADYVTDARAVAGAIGNPILVGHSMGGLIVQKLAEIGDPPAAVLLTPAAPRGIFALSTPKLFWLSLRHAGEIFGSRPITPSFEEADALLYGRTPPEERRAAFERLVPESGRQAFDVAVTGVPVDARRVRCPMLVVAGREDRITPAKTVRKVAAKYGAEIRVWDEHAHMLIQEPGWEAIAADVAAWLEKEAR; encoded by the coding sequence ATGCCGATGGAGATCGCGGGGCTCAAGGTCGAGCGCGCGGCGCCGCGGGTGCCCGAGCACGGGCGCCCGATCCTGTTCGTCCACGGCATGTGGGGCGGGAGCTGGATGTGGGACAAGTGGCTCGGGTTCTTCGCGGGCCGCGGCGTCACCTGCTACGCGCTCGACCTCCGCGGCCACCACGGCTCGAAGCCCGTCCGGGACATCGGCCGCGTCCCCTTCGCCGACTACGTGACGGACGCGCGCGCCGTCGCCGGGGCGATCGGCAACCCGATCCTCGTGGGCCACTCGATGGGCGGCCTCATCGTCCAGAAGCTCGCCGAGATCGGCGATCCGCCCGCCGCCGTCCTCCTCACGCCCGCGGCGCCGCGGGGCATCTTCGCCCTGTCCACGCCCAAGCTCTTCTGGCTCTCGCTGAGGCACGCGGGCGAGATCTTCGGCTCCCGGCCGATCACGCCGTCGTTCGAGGAGGCCGACGCGCTCCTCTACGGCCGGACCCCGCCGGAGGAGCGCCGCGCCGCGTTCGAGCGGCTCGTGCCCGAGTCGGGACGTCAGGCCTTCGACGTCGCGGTGACGGGCGTGCCGGTGGACGCCCGGCGCGTGCGGTGCCCGATGCTCGTCGTGGCGGGCCGCGAGGACCGCATCACGCCCGCGAAGACGGTGCGGAAGGTCGCCGCGAAGTACGGCGCGGAGATCCGCGTCTGGGACGAGCACGCCCACATGCTCATCCAGGAGCCCGGCTGGGAGGCGATCGCCGCCGACGTCGCCGCCTGGCTCGAGAAGGAGGCGCGATGA